From the Lysobacter sp. FW306-1B-D06B genome, one window contains:
- the gltB gene encoding glutamate synthase large subunit: protein MQQQYRPGPVGLYDPRDERDACGFGLIAQLDDAPSRAIVDRAIEALVRMTHRGGIAADGLSGDGCGLLIRQPDGFLRALAREANIALGAHYASGLVFLPHDEAAAARARDELGAQLQRERVSVAGWRQVPVDLDACGELARRTMPRIEQIFVKPAGAFDAASFQRSLFLARRRAEQQLRDLPDFYVVSLSTASIGYKGMVLPNRLAQLYPDLQRSDLTASVVVFHQRFSTNTTPRWPLAQPFRLLAHNGEINTISGNRAWAQARAHVWRTPNLELTEFDPVVTLDGSDSQSLDNMLELLQAGGMDLLKAMRILIPPATQSLEYKDADLAAFYEYYSLNTEPWDGPAGIVTVDGRYAACTLDRNGLRPARWMRTRDRHFLIASEAGVWERPAEEIEAKGKLGPGEMIAVDLYLGEVLDSDAIDRINRARAPYKRWLKQGMTYLQTELIDPALAAEPFDTETLTRFQKLFQLTREEREQVLRPLAETEQEAVGSMGDDVPMAVLSQQVRPLYDQFRQAFAQVTNPPIDPLREDCVMSLATQLGREGNVFVDGPGNVNHIHLNSPVLSQRKLRQMLAMEQYEHANALIHLHYAPEEGLKAAIERICAEAEAATRAGKVLLVLSDRYPEQDRLMVHALLATGAVHQHLARVGLRCESNLIIETGTARDPHHFACLLGVGATAVYPYLAYQTLHDLGVRGILKTKHGQVAEIGRSYRRGIKKGLLKIISKMGISTIGSYRGARLFEIVGLDREVVDLCFAGTPSRIGGAGFADLHADAQELADHAWNANALPAIGGLLKYTPGGEYHLFNPDVVVSLQRAVATGEWSDWQRYAAAVNERPTAALRDLLEVDTSNTNAIAIDDVEPVSAIVRRFDSAAMSLGALSPEAHEALAIAMNRLGGRSNSGEGGEDPARYGTDKVSKIKQIASGRFGVTPEYLVNAEVLQIKVAQGAKPGEGGQLPGHKVNELIARLRYATPGIGLISPPPHHDIYSIEDLAQLIFDLKQVNPQALVSVKLVSHAGVGTIATGVAKAGADLITVSGHDGGTGASPLSSIRYAGTPWELGLSEARQALMSNDLRERVILQTDGGLKSGLDVIKAALLGAESFGFGTAPMIALGCKYLRICHLNNCATGVATQDDALRRDHFTGLPERVENFFRLLAEEVRFWLAQLGVRTLGELVGRTDLLRQLEGDGDRQHGLDLAPLLAGSGLAHGGHCGAPQPTADATGLAAQLDVDLAEIIANKRGGAYTYTIRNTDRSIGARLSGRIARVHGDRGMNDAPIALRFDGSAGQSFGAFNAGGLHFELHGEANDYVGKGMAGGRIVIRPPHGARYTAHETPILGNTCLYGATGGELYAAGRAGERFGVRNSGATAVVEGAGDHCCEYMTGGVVAVLGRTGLNFGAGFTGGMAYVLDTERDFVDRYNHELIDILRIASDGFENHRSHLRDLLEAHVQLTGSVWARKILDEMRDFLGKFWLVKPKAASLESLAENLRRAA, encoded by the coding sequence ATGCAGCAGCAGTACCGTCCCGGCCCAGTCGGTCTCTACGACCCGCGCGATGAGCGCGATGCGTGCGGCTTCGGCCTGATCGCGCAGCTCGACGACGCGCCCAGCCGCGCCATCGTCGATCGCGCGATCGAAGCCCTGGTACGCATGACGCATCGCGGCGGCATCGCCGCCGATGGCCTGAGCGGCGACGGCTGCGGCCTGCTGATCCGCCAGCCGGACGGCTTCCTGCGCGCGCTCGCCCGCGAGGCGAACATCGCGCTCGGCGCGCATTACGCCTCGGGCCTGGTGTTCCTGCCGCACGACGAGGCCGCCGCCGCGCGCGCGCGCGACGAACTGGGCGCGCAGCTGCAACGCGAACGCGTGAGCGTCGCCGGCTGGCGCCAGGTGCCGGTGGACCTGGACGCTTGCGGCGAACTGGCACGGCGCACGATGCCGCGCATCGAGCAGATCTTCGTCAAGCCCGCCGGCGCGTTCGATGCGGCGAGCTTCCAGCGTTCGCTGTTCCTCGCGCGCCGTCGCGCCGAACAGCAGCTGCGCGACCTGCCCGACTTCTATGTCGTCAGCCTGTCCACGGCGAGCATCGGCTACAAGGGCATGGTGCTGCCGAACCGGCTGGCGCAGCTGTATCCGGACCTGCAACGCAGCGACCTGACCGCCAGCGTCGTCGTCTTCCACCAGCGCTTCTCCACCAACACCACGCCGCGCTGGCCGCTGGCGCAGCCGTTCCGCCTGCTCGCCCACAACGGCGAGATCAACACCATCTCCGGCAACCGCGCCTGGGCGCAGGCGCGTGCGCACGTGTGGCGCACGCCGAACCTGGAGCTGACCGAGTTCGACCCGGTCGTCACGCTCGACGGCTCGGACTCGCAGTCGCTCGACAACATGCTCGAACTGCTGCAGGCCGGCGGCATGGACCTGCTCAAGGCGATGCGCATCCTGATCCCGCCGGCGACGCAGTCGCTGGAATACAAGGACGCCGACCTCGCCGCGTTCTACGAGTACTACTCGCTCAACACCGAGCCGTGGGACGGTCCGGCCGGCATCGTCACGGTCGACGGCCGCTACGCGGCGTGCACGCTCGATCGCAACGGCCTGCGCCCGGCGCGCTGGATGCGCACGCGCGATCGCCACTTTCTCATCGCCTCCGAAGCCGGCGTGTGGGAACGCCCGGCGGAGGAGATCGAAGCCAAGGGCAAGCTCGGCCCGGGCGAGATGATCGCGGTCGATCTGTATCTGGGCGAAGTCCTCGACAGCGACGCCATCGACCGCATCAACCGCGCGCGCGCGCCGTACAAGCGCTGGCTCAAGCAGGGCATGACCTACCTGCAGACCGAGCTGATCGATCCCGCGCTGGCCGCCGAACCGTTCGACACCGAAACGCTGACGCGCTTCCAGAAGCTGTTCCAGCTCACCCGCGAGGAACGCGAGCAGGTGCTGCGCCCGCTTGCGGAAACCGAACAGGAAGCCGTCGGCTCGATGGGCGACGACGTGCCGATGGCGGTGCTGAGCCAGCAGGTGCGGCCGCTGTACGACCAGTTCCGCCAGGCGTTCGCGCAGGTAACCAACCCGCCGATCGACCCGCTGCGCGAGGACTGCGTGATGTCGCTGGCGACGCAGCTGGGCCGCGAAGGCAACGTCTTCGTCGACGGTCCGGGCAACGTCAACCACATCCACCTCAACTCGCCGGTGCTGTCGCAGCGCAAGCTGCGGCAGATGCTGGCGATGGAGCAGTACGAACACGCCAACGCGCTGATCCACCTGCATTACGCGCCGGAGGAAGGCCTGAAGGCCGCGATCGAGCGCATCTGCGCCGAAGCCGAAGCCGCCACGCGCGCCGGCAAGGTGCTGCTGGTGCTGAGCGACCGCTATCCCGAACAGGACCGCCTGATGGTGCACGCGCTGCTCGCCACCGGCGCGGTGCACCAGCACCTAGCGCGCGTGGGCCTGCGCTGCGAATCCAACCTCATCATCGAGACCGGCACCGCGCGCGATCCGCACCATTTCGCCTGTCTGCTCGGCGTGGGCGCGACGGCGGTGTATCCCTACCTCGCCTATCAGACGCTGCACGACCTGGGCGTGCGCGGCATCCTCAAGACCAAGCACGGGCAGGTCGCGGAGATCGGCCGCAGCTACCGGCGCGGCATCAAGAAGGGCCTGCTGAAGATCATCTCGAAGATGGGCATCAGCACCATCGGCAGTTACCGCGGCGCGCGCCTGTTCGAGATCGTCGGCCTGGACCGCGAAGTCGTCGACCTGTGCTTCGCCGGCACGCCCTCGCGCATCGGCGGCGCGGGCTTCGCCGACCTGCATGCGGATGCGCAGGAACTGGCCGACCACGCCTGGAACGCCAACGCCCTGCCCGCCATCGGCGGCCTGCTCAAGTACACGCCCGGCGGCGAGTACCACCTGTTCAATCCGGACGTGGTGGTGAGCCTGCAACGCGCGGTCGCCACCGGCGAATGGAGCGACTGGCAACGCTACGCCGCGGCGGTGAACGAACGCCCGACGGCGGCACTGCGCGACCTGCTCGAAGTCGACACCTCGAACACGAACGCGATTGCGATCGACGACGTCGAGCCGGTCTCGGCGATCGTGCGCCGCTTCGACTCGGCCGCGATGAGCCTGGGCGCGCTGTCGCCCGAGGCGCACGAAGCGCTCGCCATCGCGATGAACCGCCTGGGCGGCCGCAGCAACTCCGGCGAAGGCGGTGAGGATCCGGCGCGTTACGGCACGGACAAGGTGTCCAAGATCAAGCAGATTGCGTCGGGCCGTTTCGGCGTCACGCCGGAGTATCTGGTCAATGCCGAGGTGCTGCAGATCAAGGTCGCGCAGGGCGCCAAGCCCGGCGAAGGCGGCCAGCTGCCGGGCCACAAGGTCAACGAGCTGATCGCGCGCCTGCGTTACGCGACGCCGGGCATCGGCCTGATCTCGCCGCCGCCGCACCACGACATCTATTCCATCGAGGACCTGGCGCAGCTGATCTTCGACCTCAAGCAGGTCAATCCGCAGGCGCTGGTGTCGGTGAAGCTGGTCTCGCACGCGGGCGTGGGCACGATCGCCACGGGCGTGGCGAAGGCCGGCGCGGACCTCATCACCGTGTCCGGCCACGACGGCGGCACCGGCGCCAGCCCGCTGTCGTCGATCCGCTACGCCGGCACGCCGTGGGAGCTGGGATTGTCCGAAGCACGCCAGGCGCTGATGTCCAACGACCTGCGCGAGCGGGTGATCCTGCAAACCGATGGCGGCCTGAAGAGCGGCCTGGACGTGATCAAGGCCGCGCTGCTGGGCGCGGAAAGCTTCGGCTTCGGCACCGCGCCGATGATCGCGCTGGGCTGCAAGTACCTGCGCATCTGCCACCTCAACAACTGCGCGACGGGCGTGGCGACGCAGGACGATGCGCTGCGCCGCGACCACTTCACCGGCCTGCCCGAACGCGTGGAGAACTTCTTCCGCCTGCTCGCCGAGGAAGTGCGCTTCTGGCTCGCGCAGCTGGGCGTGCGCACGCTGGGCGAACTCGTCGGCCGCACCGACCTGCTGCGTCAGCTGGAAGGCGACGGCGACCGTCAGCATGGCCTCGACCTGGCGCCGTTGCTGGCCGGCAGCGGTCTCGCGCACGGCGGCCATTGCGGCGCGCCGCAGCCGACGGCCGATGCGACGGGGCTGGCGGCGCAGCTCGATGTCGATCTGGCGGAGATCATCGCGAACAAGCGCGGCGGCGCCTACACCTACACCATCCGCAACACCGACCGCAGCATCGGCGCGCGGCTGTCCGGCCGGATCGCGCGCGTGCACGGCGATCGCGGCATGAACGACGCGCCGATCGCGCTGCGTTTCGACGGCAGCGCCGGGCAGAGTTTCGGCGCGTTCAACGCCGGTGGCCTGCACTTCGAACTGCACGGCGAGGCCAACGACTACGTCGGCAAGGGCATGGCGGGCGGCCGTATCGTGATCCGCCCGCCGCACGGCGCGCGCTACACCGCGCACGAGACGCCGATCCTCGGCAACACCTGCCTCTACGGCGCCACCGGCGGCGAGCTTTATGCGGCCGGCCGCGCGGGCGAGCGTTTCGGCGTGCGCAACTCCGGTGCGACGGCGGTCGTCGAAGGCGCGGGCGACCACTGCTGCGAGTACATGACCGGCGGCGTGGTGGCGGTGCTGGGCCGCACGGGTCTGAACTTCGGCGCGGGCTTCACCGGCGGCATGGCGTACGTGCTCGACACCGAGCGCGATTTCGTCGATCGCTACAACCACGAGCTGATCGACATCCTGCGCATCGCCTCCGACGGTTTCGAGAACCACCGCTCGCACCTGCGCGATCTGCTGGAAGCGCACGTGCAACTCACCGGAAGCGTGTGGGCGCGCAAGATCCTCGACGAGATGCGCGACTTCCTCGGCAAGTTCTGGCTGGTGAAGCCGAAGGCGGCGAGCCTGGAATCGCTGGCGGAGAATTTGAGGAGGGCGGCGTGA
- a CDS encoding TCR/Tet family MFS transporter, whose translation MTDTAPATGARRRAALAFIFVTILIDVLSFGLIIPVLPHLIEQFAGGDTAHAAYWVAAFGFLFAGIQFITSPIQGALSDRFGRRPVILLSCLGLGLDFVFMALAPSLAWLLVGRVISGITSASFTTANAYVADITPADKRAKSYGLLGAAFGVGFIVGPLIGGQLGEIDLRLPFWFAAALALVNFCYGWFVLPESLPKERRSARFDWSHANPLGSLVLLKRYPQVFGLAAVVFIANLAHYVYPSVFVLFADYQYQWGPREVSYVLAIVGVLNVIVQAGLVGKVVHAMGERRALILGLACGAVGFAIYGFADVGWVFLIGLPISAVWGLAAPSTQALITRQVGPEVQGRIQGALMSLVSLAGIIGPVVFAGSFGYFIDARAPVHLPGAPFLIAGVLLAVAVGIAWRYARVPAAASIEAVEAR comes from the coding sequence GTGACCGATACCGCTCCCGCCACGGGTGCGCGCCGCCGCGCCGCGCTCGCCTTCATCTTCGTCACCATCCTGATCGACGTCCTCTCGTTCGGCCTGATCATCCCGGTGCTGCCGCACCTGATCGAGCAGTTCGCCGGCGGCGACACCGCGCATGCGGCGTATTGGGTGGCGGCATTCGGCTTCCTGTTCGCCGGCATCCAGTTCATCACCTCGCCGATCCAGGGCGCGTTGTCGGACCGGTTCGGGCGGCGGCCGGTGATCCTGCTGTCGTGCCTGGGTCTGGGGCTGGACTTCGTGTTCATGGCGCTGGCGCCGTCGCTGGCGTGGTTGCTGGTGGGCCGGGTCATTTCGGGCATCACCTCGGCCAGTTTCACCACGGCCAACGCCTACGTCGCCGACATCACACCGGCCGACAAGCGCGCCAAGAGCTACGGCCTGCTCGGCGCCGCGTTCGGCGTGGGCTTCATCGTCGGGCCGCTGATCGGCGGCCAACTGGGCGAGATCGACCTGCGCCTGCCGTTCTGGTTCGCGGCCGCGCTGGCGTTGGTGAACTTCTGCTACGGCTGGTTCGTGCTGCCCGAGTCGCTGCCGAAGGAGCGCCGCAGCGCGCGCTTCGACTGGTCGCACGCCAATCCGCTCGGATCGCTGGTGCTGCTCAAGCGCTACCCGCAGGTGTTCGGTCTGGCGGCGGTGGTGTTCATCGCCAACCTGGCGCATTACGTGTACCCGAGCGTGTTCGTGCTGTTCGCCGACTACCAGTACCAGTGGGGCCCGCGCGAAGTGAGCTACGTGCTCGCCATCGTCGGCGTGCTCAACGTGATCGTGCAGGCGGGGCTGGTGGGCAAGGTCGTGCATGCGATGGGCGAGCGCCGCGCGCTGATTCTCGGCCTGGCCTGCGGTGCGGTGGGTTTTGCGATCTACGGGTTCGCCGACGTGGGCTGGGTGTTCCTGATCGGCCTGCCGATCTCCGCCGTATGGGGCCTGGCCGCGCCGTCGACGCAGGCGCTGATCACGCGACAGGTCGGGCCGGAAGTGCAGGGCCGCATCCAGGGCGCGCTGATGAGCCTGGTGAGCCTGGCGGGCATCATCGGCCCGGTCGTGTTCGCCGGCAGCTTCGGCTATTTCATCGATGCGCGCGCACCGGTGCACCTGCCGGGCGCCCCGTTCCTGATCGCCGGCGTGCTGCTGGCGGTGGCGGTGGGCATTGCGTGGCGGTATGCGCGCGTGCCCGCGGCGGCTTCGATCGAAGCGGTCGAAGCGCGGTGA
- a CDS encoding barstar family protein has product MNAVDLRSILSDPEHSGAYFIDERDSEGMAQTADALGFAVMRVDLAGCEGKTDLMARLAQAGGFPDLFGANWDALSDVLRDMSWRPAPGYVWLVENAGAWREANSADFDTLLDILNEAAFEWSREEVAFWALLPFPGDQLTTLED; this is encoded by the coding sequence ATGAACGCCGTGGACCTGCGCAGCATCCTCTCCGACCCCGAACACAGCGGCGCGTATTTCATCGACGAGCGCGACAGCGAGGGCATGGCGCAGACTGCGGACGCGCTCGGCTTCGCGGTGATGCGCGTGGACCTGGCCGGCTGCGAAGGCAAGACTGACCTGATGGCGCGGCTCGCGCAGGCCGGCGGCTTCCCCGACCTGTTCGGCGCGAACTGGGACGCGCTGTCGGACGTGCTGCGCGACATGTCGTGGCGTCCTGCGCCCGGTTACGTATGGCTGGTCGAGAACGCCGGTGCATGGCGCGAGGCCAACAGTGCCGACTTCGACACGCTGCTGGACATCCTCAACGAGGCCGCCTTCGAATGGTCGCGCGAAGAGGTCGCGTTCTGGGCGCTGCTGCCCTTCCCGGGCGATCAGCTGACGACGCTGGAAGACTGA
- a CDS encoding ribonuclease domain-containing protein has translation MSRHRHSIVVLALIALVGLWLWTKRAGDGELRAPNAPVATQRADAAYPAFLPAEAHAALDRIASGATHPYRQDGSTFQNREGHLPPQPRGYYREYTVPTPGADTRGARRIIAGGDPPVEYWYTSDHYQSFRRFEWSPPKDAR, from the coding sequence ATGTCGCGGCATCGTCATTCGATCGTGGTCCTGGCGCTGATCGCGCTGGTCGGCCTGTGGCTGTGGACCAAGCGCGCCGGCGACGGCGAACTGCGCGCGCCGAACGCGCCCGTCGCGACACAGCGCGCGGACGCGGCTTATCCCGCGTTCCTGCCGGCCGAGGCGCACGCGGCGCTCGACCGCATCGCCAGCGGCGCGACGCACCCGTACCGGCAGGACGGCAGCACGTTCCAGAATCGCGAAGGCCACCTGCCACCGCAACCGCGCGGCTACTACCGCGAGTACACGGTGCCCACGCCCGGCGCGGACACGCGCGGTGCGCGCCGCATCATCGCCGGTGGCGATCCGCCGGTGGAGTACTGGTACACCTCGGACCATTACCAGAGCTTCCGCCGCTTCGAATGGTCGCCACCGAAGGACGCGCGATGA
- a CDS encoding I78 family peptidase inhibitor: MIRSSLCLAVLALSLAGCASTTPAAGPAAPSGLCNAEGARWAIGSAVNDDVVNRILRDTGSRDARVLRPGQPATMDFREDRVNVDVNDRGAITGLRCG, from the coding sequence ATGATCCGCAGCAGCCTGTGCCTCGCCGTCCTTGCCCTGTCGCTCGCGGGCTGCGCGTCGACGACGCCGGCAGCGGGTCCTGCGGCGCCCAGTGGTCTGTGCAATGCCGAAGGTGCGCGCTGGGCGATCGGCTCGGCGGTCAACGACGACGTCGTCAACCGCATCCTGCGCGACACCGGCAGCCGCGACGCGCGCGTGCTGCGCCCGGGGCAACCGGCGACGATGGACTTCCGCGAGGATCGCGTGAACGTCGACGTCAACGACCGCGGCGCAATCACCGGCTTACGCTGCGGCTGA
- a CDS encoding GNAT family N-acetyltransferase: MSTLRIRPAHAHDRDLLAQWAQAMALETEHKHLDEATVRAGMEAGIADPAKARYFIAMQESAVAGRETIAAPAGTLMLTREWSDWRNGDWWWIQSVYVAPPFRRQGVFSALYRHVETLARQTPGVVGLRLYVERENTNAFKTYTALGMVDAGYAILEAEFAKRP, from the coding sequence ATGTCCACGCTGCGCATCCGCCCCGCCCACGCCCACGATCGCGACCTGCTCGCACAGTGGGCGCAGGCCATGGCGCTGGAAACCGAACACAAGCACCTGGACGAAGCCACGGTGCGCGCCGGCATGGAGGCGGGCATCGCCGATCCGGCGAAGGCGCGTTACTTCATCGCGATGCAGGAATCGGCGGTGGCCGGCCGCGAAACCATCGCCGCACCGGCGGGCACGCTGATGCTCACGCGCGAGTGGAGCGATTGGCGCAACGGTGACTGGTGGTGGATCCAGAGCGTGTACGTGGCGCCGCCGTTCCGCCGCCAGGGCGTGTTCTCCGCGCTGTACCGCCATGTCGAAACGTTGGCGCGGCAGACGCCGGGCGTGGTCGGCCTTCGACTGTATGTGGAGCGCGAGAACACCAATGCGTTCAAGACGTACACCGCGCTGGGCATGGTGGATGCGGGGTACGCGATCCTGGAAGCGGAGTTCGCCAAGCGGCCGTGA
- a CDS encoding superoxide dismutase family protein: MPMKTPLMPALLATAVVALSACSSSAPTKSTAPAAPAAPAAQSTAKAATVNLASASGSLVSGKLSIVPMGDGVHLTGEIGGFSPGSTHAIHIHEKGDCSAVDASSAGGHFNPSAQPHGKVGSGAHHGGDMDNIVANAEGVAQVNAHAQGVTLGGGATNDVAGKAVIVHASPDDYRTQPTGNAGGRIACGVITVTR; encoded by the coding sequence ATGCCGATGAAGACCCCGCTGATGCCCGCCCTGCTCGCCACCGCCGTCGTGGCGCTGTCGGCCTGCAGTTCGTCGGCGCCGACGAAGAGCACGGCACCGGCGGCGCCGGCGGCGCCGGCCGCGCAGTCCACCGCGAAGGCGGCGACGGTCAACCTCGCTTCGGCGTCGGGCAGCCTGGTCAGCGGCAAGCTGAGCATCGTGCCGATGGGCGACGGCGTGCACTTGACGGGCGAGATCGGCGGTTTTTCGCCGGGCAGCACGCATGCCATCCACATCCACGAGAAGGGCGACTGCAGCGCGGTCGACGCCAGCAGCGCCGGCGGTCACTTCAATCCCTCCGCGCAGCCGCACGGCAAGGTCGGCAGCGGCGCGCACCACGGCGGCGACATGGACAACATCGTCGCCAACGCCGAGGGCGTGGCGCAGGTCAACGCGCATGCGCAAGGCGTGACGCTCGGCGGCGGCGCGACCAACGACGTCGCCGGCAAGGCGGTGATCGTGCACGCCTCGCCGGACGATTACCGCACGCAGCCCACGGGCAATGCGGGCGGACGCATCGCCTGCGGCGTCATCACCGTTACGCGCTGA
- the ntrC gene encoding nitrogen regulation protein NR(I), which produces MSNARVWVVDDDRSVRFVLATALREAGYRVDGFENAREALDALAQRGAPDLLFTDVRMPGDDGLVLLDKLKAQAPKLPVIVMSAYTDVASTAGAFRGGAHEFLSKPFDLDEAVELAARTLATIDSAAPPQRDTAATQDDALIGETPAMRTLFRAIGRLAQAPLSVLITGETGTGKELVARALHRESPRARAPFVALNTAAIPAELLESELFGHEAGAFTGAQRRHVGRFEQAHGGTLFLDEIGDMPLPLQTRLLRVLAEGEFFRVGGRELIRVDVRVIAATHQDLEALVEAGRFRADLLHRLDVVRLRLPALRERREDVPRLAERFLHAAATRFDAPAKRFSPGALERLIAYDWPGNVRQLENLCWRLAALAPGETIAREDLDDALAATPGQDAAQTGGDDDWDRRLSAWARAQLELGRDDIHAQARERFERALFDAALEHTGGRRTEAAARLGLGRNTLTRKLGPGRRRPS; this is translated from the coding sequence ATGAGCAACGCCCGCGTCTGGGTGGTCGACGACGACCGCAGCGTGCGCTTCGTGCTGGCCACCGCGCTGCGCGAGGCGGGCTATCGCGTGGACGGTTTCGAGAACGCCCGCGAGGCGCTCGATGCGCTGGCGCAACGCGGCGCGCCGGACCTGCTGTTCACCGACGTGCGCATGCCCGGCGACGACGGGCTGGTGCTGCTCGACAAATTGAAGGCGCAGGCGCCGAAGCTGCCGGTGATCGTGATGAGCGCCTACACCGATGTCGCCAGCACGGCGGGCGCGTTCCGCGGCGGCGCGCACGAGTTCCTGTCCAAACCTTTCGATCTGGACGAAGCGGTCGAGCTGGCCGCGCGCACGCTCGCCACGATCGACAGCGCCGCGCCGCCGCAGCGCGACACGGCCGCCACGCAGGACGACGCGCTGATCGGCGAAACACCGGCGATGCGCACGCTGTTCCGCGCGATCGGCCGCCTGGCGCAGGCGCCTTTGTCGGTGCTGATCACGGGCGAGACGGGCACCGGCAAGGAGCTGGTCGCGCGCGCGTTGCACCGCGAGTCGCCGCGTGCACGCGCGCCGTTCGTCGCGCTCAACACGGCGGCCATTCCGGCCGAGCTGCTGGAAAGCGAGCTGTTCGGCCACGAAGCGGGCGCCTTCACCGGCGCGCAGCGTCGTCACGTCGGGCGTTTCGAACAGGCGCACGGCGGCACACTGTTCCTGGACGAGATCGGCGACATGCCGCTGCCGTTGCAGACGCGCTTGCTGCGCGTGCTGGCCGAAGGCGAGTTCTTCCGCGTCGGCGGGCGCGAACTCATCCGCGTGGACGTGCGCGTGATCGCCGCGACGCACCAGGATCTGGAAGCGCTGGTCGAAGCCGGCCGCTTCCGCGCCGACCTGCTGCACCGCCTCGACGTGGTGCGCCTGCGCCTGCCGGCGCTGCGCGAACGGCGCGAGGACGTTCCGCGGCTGGCGGAGCGTTTCCTGCATGCCGCCGCGACGCGTTTCGATGCGCCGGCCAAGCGTTTTTCGCCCGGCGCACTGGAACGCTTGATCGCCTACGACTGGCCCGGCAACGTGCGTCAGCTGGAGAACCTGTGCTGGCGACTGGCCGCGCTCGCACCGGGCGAGACCATCGCGCGCGAGGACCTCGACGACGCGCTTGCGGCCACACCAGGCCAGGACGCTGCGCAAACGGGCGGCGATGATGACTGGGATCGCCGCCTGTCGGCATGGGCGCGAGCGCAGCTGGAACTGGGGCGCGACGACATCCATGCGCAGGCACGCGAGCGCTTCGAGCGCGCATTGTTCGACGCCGCGCTGGAACACACCGGCGGGCGCCGTACCGAAGCGGCGGCGCGGCTCGGCCTGGGGCGCAACACGCTCACGCGCAAGCTCGGGCCGGGACGACGACGCCCTTCATGA
- a CDS encoding ATP-binding protein: MPTPTPPDTARPELDALTTPVAWSDEEGAIVGCNAAFSRWLGVSARRLVGWPLAGLDGGEGRLAEAMARLDAADAPLRLRRNRLRYADGEECFADVWLSRRDDGGWLLEAHPVDEFPGDDPALLLPSALSASLKGLAHELRNPLAGLKGAAQLLARRIDADNPSGDSRELVAMIGSEVERLTALVDRLLTPAPPRPHVPLNIHAVLERVLRLAESEAGWAVRLVRDYDPSLPEFAGDADRLMQSVWNLVRNAIEAGAANVTLRTRAEHAVRIGDAVHPMALRLDIIDDGRGVPEELTERLFLPLVSGRAEGSGLGLALAQQVAREHRGSLAYRSRPGHTVFTLLLPMQVEEEAT, from the coding sequence ATGCCCACCCCCACCCCGCCCGACACCGCCCGCCCCGAGCTCGACGCGCTGACCACGCCGGTCGCGTGGAGCGATGAGGAAGGGGCGATCGTCGGGTGCAACGCGGCGTTCTCGCGCTGGCTCGGGGTCAGCGCGCGGCGGCTGGTGGGGTGGCCGCTGGCGGGTCTGGACGGTGGCGAGGGCCGGTTGGCCGAGGCGATGGCCCGGCTCGATGCGGCCGACGCCCCGCTGCGCCTGCGCCGCAACCGCCTGCGCTACGCCGACGGCGAGGAGTGTTTCGCCGATGTTTGGCTGAGCCGACGCGACGACGGCGGCTGGTTGCTGGAGGCGCACCCGGTCGATGAGTTCCCCGGCGACGATCCGGCGCTGCTGCTGCCCTCGGCGCTGTCGGCTTCGCTGAAGGGACTGGCCCATGAACTTCGCAATCCGCTCGCGGGCCTCAAGGGTGCCGCGCAATTGCTCGCGCGGCGCATCGATGCCGACAACCCGTCGGGCGATTCGCGCGAACTGGTGGCGATGATCGGTTCTGAAGTCGAGCGCCTCACCGCGCTGGTCGATCGCCTGCTCACGCCCGCGCCGCCGCGTCCGCATGTGCCGCTCAACATCCACGCCGTGCTCGAACGCGTGCTGCGCCTGGCCGAGAGCGAGGCCGGTTGGGCGGTGCGCCTGGTGCGCGATTACGACCCCAGCCTGCCCGAGTTCGCCGGCGACGCCGACCGTTTGATGCAGTCGGTGTGGAACCTGGTGCGCAACGCGATCGAGGCCGGCGCCGCCAACGTCACGCTGCGCACGCGCGCCGAGCACGCGGTGCGCATCGGCGACGCGGTGCATCCGATGGCGCTGCGGCTGGACATCATCGACGACGGCCGCGGCGTGCCTGAGGAACTCACCGAGCGTCTGTTCCTGCCGCTGGTCTCCGGCCGCGCCGAGGGCAGCGGGCTCGGCCTGGCGCTGGCGCAGCAGGTCGCGCGCGAGCACCGCGGCTCGCTGGCGTACCGCTCGCGGCCCGGCCACACCGTGTTCACCCTGCTGCTGCCGATGCAGGTCGAGGAAGAAGCGACATGA